In Candidatus Eisenbacteria bacterium, a genomic segment contains:
- a CDS encoding ornithine carbamoyltransferase, with protein sequence MAETKTKKKINLAGKDLICTEDWSLDELTHTLELAEDMQKHRFAPKYAKILQNRTFFMFFYNPSVRTRQSFECAATELGGHAQFLTPEGMRLKTSKSAGETTEDAAKVMSRYAAGLGIRILEDKVSYYGQGEELLREYAKWSDIPIISMAHDKYHPCQGLADVMGLRRHIGKNLKGKKLLLYWGHGALGRSWCSVQEAALLYTRFGMDITIASPVGYDLDPEVMEKTKKHCKENGRKFEIIHDPVEGYRGAHVVYSRNWMSPNAYHDGEFRKQEEVDKALKHTDWICDSAKMKLTDNGLYIHPMPIDRGHEVSDEVASGPNSIIYDVAENRLHVQKAIMALTMG encoded by the coding sequence ATGGCTGAGACAAAAACAAAAAAGAAGATCAATTTGGCTGGGAAAGATCTGATTTGTACTGAAGACTGGTCATTGGATGAATTGACTCATACGTTAGAGCTTGCAGAGGATATGCAGAAGCACAGATTCGCGCCGAAGTATGCGAAGATTCTGCAGAACAGAACTTTCTTCATGTTTTTCTATAATCCTTCTGTCAGAACCAGACAGTCCTTTGAATGCGCTGCAACTGAATTGGGTGGACATGCGCAGTTCTTAACGCCTGAAGGTATGCGCTTGAAGACCTCCAAGTCTGCCGGAGAGACTACGGAAGATGCTGCAAAGGTTATGTCGAGATATGCGGCTGGCCTAGGTATCAGAATACTGGAAGATAAGGTTTCATATTACGGACAGGGAGAAGAGCTCTTGCGGGAGTACGCAAAGTGGTCCGACATTCCCATCATAAGTATGGCGCACGACAAGTATCATCCCTGTCAGGGGCTTGCCGATGTCATGGGGTTAAGAAGGCATATAGGTAAGAACCTGAAGGGCAAGAAACTTCTGCTTTACTGGGGACATGGTGCACTGGGAAGGTCATGGTGTTCTGTCCAGGAAGCAGCGCTTTTGTATACAAGATTCGGAATGGATATTACGATTGCGTCACCCGTAGGATATGACCTGGATCCGGAAGTTATGGAAAAAACGAAAAAGCATTGTAAGGAAAACGGCCGGAAGTTCGAGATAATTCATGATCCGGTTGAAGGTTACAGAGGTGCTCATGTCGTATATTCCAGGAACTGGATGAGTCCCAATGCATACCATGACGGCGAATTCCGTAAACAGGAAGAAGTCGACAAGGCATTGAAACATACGGACTGGATTTGTGATTCTGCCAAGATGAAATTGACCGATAACGGGTTATATATCCATCCAATGCCGATCGACAGGGGCCATGAAGTATCAGATGAAGTCGCTTCCGGTCCGAACTCCATAATCTATGATGTGGCTGAAAATCGGCTTCATGTGCAAAAAGCCAT